From Calditrichota bacterium, one genomic window encodes:
- the alr gene encoding alanine racemase, whose product MTQNSLTLPTVMTADEVSPHRPTFARISRDAIAENYGRFRRLAPESQLMAVVKADAYGHGLLHCGKLFSDLGADYFGVGFVEEGIALRRAGLREPILVLGGIVGSQIDLFLEYDLDLTASSLFKLEAIEREAMAAGKIARVQLKIDTGMNRIGQNFRTAETLLVAAKKSPHVLVTGIYSHLATAEEADESFAIQQITRFGNVRELAKNTGFKDVTYHLANSAGAINFSDARLDMIRPGLGLYGQHAASYLQSKFPLKASHQLVSEIVYLKGVRESEGVSYNLKWTAPENVWVATVPVGYGDGYPRALSNKANVLIGGKRYPIVGTVCMDQFMVNLGHDRHEIGEEVVLWGRQGDEEITLWELCEAGGYVPYELPIYLTGRVPRLFV is encoded by the coding sequence TTGACTCAGAATTCGCTCACGCTGCCTACGGTGATGACGGCGGATGAAGTTTCGCCGCACCGGCCGACTTTCGCACGGATTTCCCGCGACGCGATCGCGGAGAACTACGGGCGGTTCCGAAGACTTGCACCGGAGTCACAATTGATGGCCGTGGTGAAAGCAGACGCGTACGGACACGGGCTGCTGCATTGCGGGAAGTTGTTCAGCGATCTCGGAGCGGACTATTTCGGGGTCGGATTTGTCGAAGAGGGCATTGCTCTCAGGCGCGCGGGACTGCGCGAGCCGATTTTGGTGCTTGGCGGAATCGTCGGATCGCAGATCGATTTGTTTTTGGAATACGATCTTGATTTGACGGCGAGTTCTTTATTCAAACTCGAAGCGATTGAGCGCGAGGCGATGGCCGCAGGCAAAATTGCTCGGGTTCAGCTCAAGATTGACACGGGCATGAACCGCATCGGTCAAAATTTCCGCACGGCAGAGACACTGCTTGTTGCCGCGAAGAAATCTCCGCATGTGCTGGTGACGGGGATATACTCGCATTTGGCGACGGCGGAGGAAGCCGACGAGAGTTTTGCCATACAGCAAATCACGCGATTCGGGAATGTGCGCGAGCTTGCGAAAAACACCGGGTTCAAAGATGTGACTTACCATCTGGCAAATTCGGCGGGCGCGATAAATTTTTCGGATGCTCGGTTGGATATGATACGTCCGGGATTGGGGCTGTACGGTCAGCACGCGGCGAGTTATTTGCAATCGAAATTTCCGCTCAAAGCATCGCACCAGCTCGTGAGCGAGATCGTGTATCTAAAGGGTGTTCGTGAAAGCGAAGGAGTCAGCTACAATCTTAAGTGGACGGCTCCGGAGAATGTTTGGGTGGCGACGGTGCCGGTCGGATACGGCGACGGCTATCCGCGCGCACTGTCGAACAAGGCCAATGTGCTGATTGGCGGCAAACGATATCCGATCGTCGGAACTGTTTGCATGGACCAATTTATGGTCAATCTCGGGCACGACCGTCATGAGATCGGCGAAGAAGTTGTGTTATGGGGACGACAGGGAGACGAAGAAATCACGCTGTGGGAGCTTTGTGAAGCCGGGGGATACGTGCCGTATGAACTGCCGATTTATCTGACGGGCCGCGTGCCGAGATTGTTCGTATGA
- a CDS encoding N-acetyltransferase, with product MIRLARSSDAAQILNIYAPLIRNTAITFEYEIPDVGDFEKRIEKTSKFYPYLVWEEHKNILGYTYATRFRERKAYDWICESAIYISEQARGKGIGQKLYLKLFECLRAQGIVSVIAIVRPHAKTVDFHEALGFRKAGVIPFGGYKLGEWHEAGFWQLVLCDPVPLSPAPVVPFPQVSHLISFDE from the coding sequence ATGATCCGTTTGGCCAGAAGTTCCGATGCGGCGCAGATACTTAATATTTACGCACCGCTGATTCGAAATACCGCGATAACATTCGAGTACGAGATTCCCGACGTGGGGGACTTCGAGAAACGAATTGAAAAAACTTCGAAGTTTTATCCTTACCTTGTTTGGGAAGAACACAAAAATATCTTGGGCTACACGTATGCGACTCGGTTTCGCGAGCGGAAAGCCTACGATTGGATTTGCGAATCCGCGATTTACATTTCCGAACAAGCGCGCGGAAAGGGAATCGGTCAGAAGCTCTATTTGAAGTTGTTTGAATGTCTGCGGGCGCAAGGTATCGTCTCGGTGATTGCCATCGTCCGGCCGCACGCAAAGACAGTCGATTTTCACGAGGCTCTGGGTTTTCGAAAAGCCGGAGTCATCCCCTTTGGCGGATACAAACTTGGCGAGTGGCACGAAGCGGGGTTTTGGCAACTGGTTCTATGTGATCCCGTTCCCCTCTCCCCTGCTCCAGTAGTTCCGTTCCCGCAAGTTTCTCATTTGATATCGTTCGATGAGTAA
- a CDS encoding SDR family oxidoreductase, with protein sequence MSKTALITGASSGIGLEMARLFARDKVNLALVARNEAALKSIAEELSNMYGIQADIIVSDLSQANAPFELFEEVQRRGLRVGYLINNAGFGIYEEFLKTELSRELEMIQLHVATTTALTKLFAEDMARSGGGRIMNVASTAAFQPGPWMSVYYATKAYMLSYSEAANEALRETGVTVTCLCPGPTPTNFQVRAKNRKKGLLRHVKTSAEYVARAGYAAMHSGKPLIVPGVLNKFGVFAVRILPRRFVTRLSRLAAEKS encoded by the coding sequence ATGAGTAAGACCGCGCTGATAACGGGCGCATCCAGCGGAATTGGTCTCGAAATGGCGAGACTGTTTGCGCGGGATAAAGTGAACTTGGCTCTCGTTGCCCGGAATGAAGCGGCACTTAAAAGTATCGCCGAAGAATTGTCGAACATGTATGGTATACAAGCGGACATAATTGTTTCCGATCTTTCTCAGGCGAACGCGCCGTTTGAACTTTTTGAAGAAGTGCAGCGTCGCGGGCTTCGGGTTGGTTATTTGATCAACAACGCGGGTTTCGGAATTTACGAAGAGTTTCTCAAGACGGAGTTGTCGCGCGAGCTGGAGATGATTCAATTGCACGTGGCGACGACGACGGCGTTGACGAAATTGTTCGCCGAAGACATGGCGCGCTCGGGCGGCGGACGGATTATGAACGTGGCCTCGACAGCGGCATTTCAGCCGGGGCCGTGGATGTCGGTATATTACGCGACCAAGGCATATATGCTCAGCTACAGCGAGGCGGCGAATGAGGCTTTGCGCGAAACGGGCGTCACCGTGACGTGTCTTTGTCCGGGACCGACGCCGACGAATTTTCAGGTGCGGGCGAAGAATCGCAAGAAAGGTTTGCTGCGGCACGTGAAGACGTCCGCAGAATACGTTGCGCGGGCGGGCTATGCCGCGATGCATTCCGGCAAACCCCTGATCGTACCGGGAGTTCTGAACAAGTTTGGTGTTTTCGCCGTACGGATATTGCCTCGCCGTTTCGTGACTCGTCTTTCGCGCCTCGCCGCGGAAAAATCATAA
- a CDS encoding carbohydrate binding family 9 domain-containing protein — protein sequence MPLLAVLFLMAMFDFAWADAEGYEIWAGRRSTPITLDGRIESAWLSGGKAENFIQREPGYPAPATQKSEVFVLYDEKALYVAYMLYDTAPDSVFGQIQRRDNDANSDFVDLYIDTFHDRRSGYWFTITAAGVQSEGTFYNENNLSNAWDAVWESAVARTDSGWSCEVRIPFQILRHGGPREDGWGIAFARKLFRLNEANFWPPVDPEVGWRASAIGTLRGLENIAPSAHVELLPHVVGRWDAPFDTLGKPQDFRSKNEWENLGLTAKYVPSAALSFDGAYQPDFAQVDVDEAVINLTDYPVFLSEKRPFFLENKEYFEETPYTFVYTRRVTDPDYGARVNAQKGNFKLSAFGGKNRLAYTDESDTLRFKLQDAAFGRASVDIKKRHRIGLTWTYLNQTGYSAATAGVDAKFRFRERDRLWFWLAGVERSGYPEQHWWRVDKVRDEQPIEARASYGPDLGPVRTDLAFGFRGKDYDTNDLGWGDATNGIRQSWWLGDNYYLKRTFLRNIGFDLNEFYTSLTDGKAPEGYGNWDFYATSRKNWDFGGGMEWGTDFRRVYQGATGGEFRDNYGTFDHEFYRYFHHWAWIWNDNTKPFRYGFDVRYRSFRDGYSFGFEPETSWRPRSNIELDLRNEWTRVWSSYSFVDDSGNVVLADFRNWIFKANWSPSLHLSFRATVQWIEKSYYESDEGLSFSNLLMAYNWIPGSWFYLVYDEAARDIDRPEHPERSIPGERTIRAKLTYFFTVP from the coding sequence ATGCCGCTGTTAGCAGTTTTGTTTCTGATGGCCATGTTTGACTTCGCATGGGCGGATGCGGAGGGGTATGAGATTTGGGCTGGCCGGCGCTCGACACCGATTACTTTGGACGGGCGCATCGAAAGTGCGTGGCTCTCAGGCGGCAAGGCCGAGAATTTCATTCAGCGTGAACCGGGCTATCCTGCTCCGGCGACTCAAAAGTCCGAGGTGTTCGTGCTGTATGACGAGAAGGCATTGTATGTTGCCTACATGCTGTATGACACAGCTCCGGACAGTGTGTTCGGACAGATTCAGCGGCGTGACAACGACGCGAACTCGGATTTTGTCGATCTTTACATCGACACGTTTCACGACCGCCGCTCGGGTTATTGGTTCACAATCACTGCGGCGGGAGTGCAATCGGAAGGCACGTTCTACAACGAGAACAATCTTTCGAATGCTTGGGATGCGGTATGGGAATCGGCAGTGGCGCGCACGGACAGCGGTTGGAGCTGCGAGGTTCGCATTCCATTTCAGATTTTGCGGCACGGCGGACCTCGCGAAGACGGATGGGGAATCGCTTTCGCGCGAAAACTTTTTCGTTTGAATGAGGCGAACTTTTGGCCGCCCGTCGATCCGGAAGTCGGCTGGCGGGCCTCGGCTATCGGCACGCTGCGCGGGCTGGAAAATATCGCGCCGTCCGCGCACGTCGAGCTCTTGCCGCACGTGGTCGGCCGGTGGGACGCTCCGTTTGATACGTTGGGCAAACCGCAGGATTTTCGCTCGAAGAACGAATGGGAAAATCTTGGTCTGACGGCGAAATATGTTCCGTCGGCGGCTTTGAGTTTTGACGGAGCCTATCAGCCGGATTTTGCGCAAGTCGACGTAGACGAAGCGGTGATCAATCTCACGGACTATCCGGTTTTTCTTTCGGAGAAGCGACCGTTCTTTTTGGAGAATAAGGAATACTTCGAAGAGACGCCGTATACGTTTGTGTACACACGGCGCGTGACGGACCCGGATTACGGGGCGCGCGTGAATGCGCAGAAGGGCAATTTCAAACTCAGCGCATTCGGTGGAAAAAACAGACTTGCCTACACGGACGAGTCAGACACGCTGCGCTTCAAACTGCAAGATGCGGCGTTCGGACGCGCGTCGGTGGATATCAAGAAACGCCACCGCATCGGTTTGACGTGGACGTACTTGAATCAAACGGGCTACTCCGCGGCCACCGCCGGTGTGGATGCGAAGTTCAGATTCCGCGAACGCGATCGTCTGTGGTTTTGGTTGGCGGGAGTGGAGCGCTCGGGCTATCCCGAACAGCATTGGTGGCGCGTTGACAAAGTGCGCGACGAGCAGCCGATTGAAGCGCGCGCGTCGTATGGCCCTGACTTAGGTCCGGTGCGCACGGACTTGGCCTTTGGTTTTCGCGGGAAAGATTACGACACCAACGATCTCGGTTGGGGCGACGCGACGAACGGAATTCGTCAATCGTGGTGGCTGGGAGACAACTACTATCTCAAACGCACCTTTCTGCGCAACATCGGGTTCGATCTAAACGAATTTTACACTTCGCTCACCGACGGCAAGGCTCCGGAAGGCTACGGCAACTGGGATTTTTACGCGACTTCACGCAAAAACTGGGACTTCGGCGGCGGAATGGAATGGGGCACGGATTTCCGCAGAGTGTATCAGGGTGCGACGGGCGGCGAGTTTCGCGACAACTACGGTACGTTTGATCACGAGTTCTACCGCTACTTCCATCATTGGGCGTGGATTTGGAACGACAACACTAAACCGTTCCGTTACGGATTTGATGTGCGCTACCGCTCCTTTCGTGACGGCTACAGCTTCGGGTTCGAACCGGAAACTTCTTGGCGGCCGCGCTCGAATATCGAACTTGATCTGCGAAATGAATGGACGCGAGTGTGGAGTTCGTACTCCTTTGTCGATGACAGCGGCAACGTCGTGCTCGCGGATTTTCGCAACTGGATTTTCAAGGCGAACTGGTCGCCGAGCCTGCATCTCTCTTTCCGCGCAACGGTTCAGTGGATCGAAAAGAGTTACTACGAAAGCGACGAAGGACTTTCGTTTTCCAATTTGCTGATGGCTTACAACTGGATTCCGGGCAGTTGGTTCTATTTGGTGTATGATGAAGCGGCGCGTGACATCGACCGTCCGGAACATCCTGAACGGAGTATTCCGGGCGAGCGCACTATTCGCGCGAAGCTGACTTACTTCTTCACAGTGCCGTAG
- the lysS gene encoding lysine--tRNA ligase, translating to MTEHSSEQQSELSDLLRLRREKLETLRSHDVNPYPYSFAKTIHIPELMEKFESVMESDEHTGPEFSIAGRIVSMRIMGKAAFCHIRDEFGQMQVYVQRDRIGEEQFKLFKHYDISDWIGVRGTAFLTKTGEKSLRASEVVMLSKSVRPLPVVKTQGDETFDAFSDKESRYRQRYIDLAVNPENREIFRTRAKIISAVREFLDARGYLEVETPALQPLYGGALARPFMTHYNALDRTFYLRIADELYLKRLIVGGFEKVYEICKDFRNEGMDKFHNPEFTMLEFYEAFADFEMIMNLSEEMFRHVALRALGTTEVTYQGKTVDFGKPFRRVRFFDLLKEATGKELLGIPLAELGEIAKAHDVELTREMGEGKILDEMMKTLVRPQLVEPTFIYDYPLSLSPLAKKHRTDPRLVERFQPFALGFELGNAFSELNDPIDQRQRFEAQRRLKEAGDEETQPVDEDFLNALEYGMPPTGGMGIGIDRLTMLLTDQENIREVILFPHLRS from the coding sequence ATGACTGAACATTCTTCCGAACAACAAAGCGAACTTTCCGACCTTTTAAGACTGCGCCGCGAAAAACTTGAGACGCTGCGCAGTCACGACGTCAATCCGTATCCATATTCGTTTGCGAAAACGATTCACATTCCCGAATTGATGGAGAAATTCGAGAGTGTGATGGAATCCGACGAACACACGGGTCCGGAGTTTTCGATTGCGGGCCGCATCGTGTCCATGCGCATCATGGGCAAGGCGGCCTTTTGTCATATTCGCGACGAATTCGGACAGATGCAGGTGTATGTGCAGCGCGACCGGATCGGCGAAGAGCAATTCAAACTCTTCAAGCACTACGACATCTCCGATTGGATCGGAGTGCGCGGCACGGCGTTTCTGACGAAGACGGGTGAGAAATCGCTGCGTGCCAGTGAAGTGGTGATGCTCTCGAAGAGTGTGCGGCCTTTGCCGGTGGTGAAGACGCAGGGCGATGAAACGTTTGACGCGTTTTCGGATAAGGAATCGCGCTACCGTCAGAGGTATATTGATCTCGCGGTGAATCCTGAGAATCGTGAGATTTTCAGGACGCGGGCGAAGATTATTTCTGCGGTCAGAGAATTTTTGGATGCGCGGGGATATTTGGAAGTGGAAACGCCTGCGCTGCAGCCGCTCTATGGCGGAGCGCTGGCGCGGCCGTTCATGACGCACTACAACGCGCTCGACCGCACGTTTTATCTGCGCATCGCCGACGAACTCTATTTGAAGAGATTGATTGTCGGAGGATTTGAGAAAGTTTACGAGATTTGCAAGGATTTTCGCAATGAAGGCATGGACAAATTCCACAATCCGGAATTTACGATGCTCGAGTTTTACGAAGCCTTTGCGGATTTCGAGATGATTATGAATCTCTCAGAGGAAATGTTCCGGCATGTTGCGCTGCGCGCGCTCGGAACGACCGAGGTGACGTATCAGGGGAAGACGGTTGATTTTGGGAAGCCATTCCGTCGGGTGAGGTTTTTTGATTTGTTGAAAGAAGCGACGGGCAAAGAGCTATTGGGAATTCCGCTGGCCGAATTGGGTGAGATTGCGAAGGCGCATGATGTGGAATTGACGCGCGAGATGGGCGAAGGGAAAATCCTGGATGAGATGATGAAGACGCTTGTGCGGCCTCAGTTGGTCGAACCGACGTTTATTTATGACTATCCGCTTTCGCTCTCGCCGCTGGCGAAAAAGCATCGCACCGATCCGCGATTGGTGGAACGATTTCAGCCGTTCGCGCTGGGGTTTGAGTTGGGCAATGCGTTTTCGGAGTTAAATGACCCGATCGATCAGCGTCAACGATTTGAAGCGCAGCGTAGATTGAAGGAAGCCGGCGACGAAGAAACGCAGCCCGTGGATGAAGATTTCCTGAATGCGCTCGAATATGGTATGCCGCCGACGGGGGGAATGGGCATTGGAATTGACCGGTTGACGATGCTGTTGACGGATCAGGAAAATATCCGCGAAGTTATCTTGTTTCCGCATTTGAGAAGCTAA
- a CDS encoding ABC transporter permease: MRARSHGGFISLITYLSVGGVTIGTAALIIVLSVMNGFETEVRARILGADAHLRLESFKPDGLPAWQEARDIVKTVPEVVGVSPFIFEKGMVRVGKRSEAAAFRGMDEATIGQVSDLPQHMRLGELELTRDGLPGIVLGRFLAERLDVVPGDTVVVFSPAGVTGPLSTPQVKQFVLTGTFQTGLFEFDDVLAYMDIGTAQKVFLRKDNVDGLEIKIADMFKADQVRDEIEAKFGPDLYVRTWYELRSTLFSWMKIEKWMWTTVLSIIIIVAAFNILSTLIMVSMEKRRDIGILKAMGARDKDIAAVFSLQGLIVGVSGAILGTLIGFAVCFGQQHYKWIALPSDIYFLDALPVKMMPFDFLIVIVIAIALAYLGSLYPARKASQLSPVEAIREG; encoded by the coding sequence TTGAGGGCACGCTCTCATGGCGGATTCATCTCGCTGATCACGTATTTGTCGGTGGGCGGGGTGACGATTGGCACGGCAGCGCTGATTATCGTGCTCTCTGTGATGAACGGATTTGAAACGGAAGTGCGCGCGCGGATACTCGGTGCGGACGCGCATCTCCGGCTTGAGTCATTCAAGCCCGACGGACTCCCCGCGTGGCAAGAAGCTCGCGACATCGTGAAGACGGTGCCTGAAGTCGTGGGCGTGTCGCCGTTTATTTTCGAAAAGGGCATGGTGCGCGTGGGCAAGCGCTCGGAAGCGGCAGCGTTTCGCGGAATGGACGAAGCGACGATTGGGCAGGTTTCCGATTTGCCGCAGCACATGCGACTCGGCGAGCTCGAACTTACGCGCGACGGTTTGCCGGGAATTGTACTGGGAAGATTCTTGGCGGAGCGACTTGACGTGGTGCCGGGCGATACCGTTGTGGTGTTTTCACCCGCGGGTGTTACGGGACCACTGTCGACGCCGCAAGTCAAACAGTTTGTACTCACAGGAACATTCCAAACGGGCCTGTTTGAGTTCGACGACGTGCTGGCCTATATGGATATCGGCACGGCGCAAAAAGTATTTTTGCGCAAGGACAACGTCGACGGATTGGAAATCAAGATCGCCGACATGTTCAAGGCCGACCAGGTGCGCGACGAGATCGAGGCGAAATTCGGTCCCGATTTGTACGTACGCACGTGGTATGAACTGCGTTCGACACTGTTTTCGTGGATGAAGATCGAGAAGTGGATGTGGACGACGGTGCTCTCAATTATTATCATCGTCGCGGCATTCAACATTCTTTCTACGTTAATCATGGTGTCGATGGAGAAGCGGCGCGACATCGGAATTTTGAAAGCGATGGGCGCACGCGACAAAGATATTGCGGCGGTGTTTTCGCTGCAAGGCTTGATCGTGGGCGTGAGCGGAGCGATATTAGGAACACTCATCGGATTTGCAGTTTGTTTCGGACAACAACATTACAAATGGATTGCACTGCCGTCGGATATATATTTTCTGGACGCGCTCCCCGTGAAGATGATGCCGTTCGATTTCTTGATCGTGATCGTAATCGCGATTGCATTGGCGTATTTGGGCTCGCTTTATCCCGCGCGCAAGGCATCGCAGCTCTCACCGGTGGAGGCGATTCGTGAGGGGTGA